The proteins below come from a single Orcinus orca chromosome 6, mOrcOrc1.1, whole genome shotgun sequence genomic window:
- the FGD3 gene encoding FYVE, RhoGEF and PH domain-containing protein 3 isoform X2 encodes MEPGGVSSMPPAPIATRGEPDAGPSSSSLEHPSTDPGKLRALPVGPGAHCGDPASGSPGSQASAGDVGSVSEPSSGTKIPNRDSGIDSPSCSVVGEHFSCEDGSEAGPGPTIKGLHLETAPGGKAPREEADSDMGEGSSEEPDPENSPLRADADPAKCAEPQKLLHIAQELLHTEETYVKRLHLLDQVFCTRLMEAGIPSEVTTGIFSNISSIYCFHGKFLLPELQTRITNEWDTNPRLGDILQKLAPFLKMYGEYVKNFDRAVELVSTWTQRSPVFKDIVQGIQKQEMCGNLTLQHHMLEPVQRVPRYELLLKDYLKRLPEDAPDWKDAERSLELISTAANHSNAAIRKMEKMHKLLEVYERLGGEEDIVNPANELIKEGHIQKLSAKNGTTQDRHLFLFNSMILYCVPKLRLMGQKFSVREKMDISDLQVQDVVKSNAAYTFIITGKKRSLELQTRTEEEKKEWIQVIEATIEKHKQNSQTFKAFSGSFGQDENSSLTPDPPMVSASSEVPAAVATGGGGAAGLEPRRGSSKTRRDKEKQGCSSCGETFNSITKRKRHCKLCGAVICGKCSEFKAENGRQSRVCGECFLTQPVAPSSPSLEEPLEPKQSTEPATVDPPPSLLCGPLLVSDGGTAWSKVWAAISESDSLELVLHLRGGSQDGQLLHAIPLSGCRVSVPEPAERLDAGHMWQLQQAQQSLYLSAPSAELQQQWLEALSSAAHGHLAQASPGAQQPQAPAAP; translated from the exons ATGGAGCCAGGAGGGGTGTCCTCAATGCCCCCAGCCCCCATTGCCACCCGGGGGGAGCCAGATGCTGGGCCTAGCAGTTCCTCCCTGGAGCATCCAAGCACAGACCCGGGGAAGCTCCGAGCGCTCCCTGTTGGGCCTGGAGCCCACTGTGGTGACCCTGCCTCCGGGAGCCCTGGCAGCCAGGCCTCTGCGGGGGACGTGGGCTCTGTGAGTGAGCCCAGCAGCGGCACTAAGATCCCTAACCGGGACAGCGGGATAGACAGCCCCTCCTGCAGCGTGGTCGGCGAGCACTTCTCCTGTGAGGACGGCAGCGAGGCGGGCCCAGGCCCCACCATCAAAGGGCTGCACCTGGAGACAGCCCCAGGTGGCAAGGCCCCACGGGAGGAGGCCGATAGCGATATGGGCGAGGGCAGCAGTGAGGAGCCAGACCCCGAGAATAGCCCCTTGAGGGCTGACGCGGATCCAGCCAAG TGCGCTGAGCCCCAGAAGCTGCTCCACATTGCCCAGGAGCTGCTGCATACTGAGGAGACCTACGTGAAGCGTCTACACCTGCTAGACCAG GTTTTCTGCACCCGACTGATGGAAGCAGGGATCCCTTCGGAAGTCACCACAGGCATCTTCTCTAACATCTCCTCCATCTATTGCTTCCACGGGAAGTTCCTCCTTCCTGAGCTGCAGACACGGATCACGAATGAGTG GGACACAAACCCCCGGCTTGGAGACATCCTGCAGAAGCTGGCCCCATTCCTCAAGATGTATGGTGAATATGTCAAGAACTTTGACCGGGCCGTGGAGCTGGTGAGCACCTGGACCCAGCGCTCACCGGTATTTAAGGACATTGTCCAAGGCATCCAG AAGCAGGAGATGTGCGGAAACCTGACGCTGCAGCACCATATGCTGGAGCCCGTGCAGAGGGTCCCCCGCTATGAGCTGCTGCTCAAGGACTATCTGAAGAGGCTCCCAGAGGATGCCCCAGACTGGAAGGATGCAGAGA GGTCCTTGGAGCTCATCTCCACAGCTGCCAACCACTCCAACGCTGCCATTCGGAAAATG GAGAAAATGCACAAGCTCTTGGAGGTATACGAGAgactgggtggggaggaggacaTCGTCAACCCTGCGAACGAGCTGATCAAGGAGGGCCACATCCAGAAGCTATCAGCCAAGAATGGCACGACCCAGGACCGCCACCTCTTCCTG TTCAACAGCATGATCCTTTACTGCGTGCCCAAACTGCGGCTCATGGGCCAGAAGTTCAGTGTCCGGGAGAAGATGGACATTTCCGACCTCCAG GTGCAGGATGTCGTCAAGTCAAATGCAGCCTACACATTCATCATAACTGGAAAGAAAAGGTCCCTGGAGCTACAAACTCG gacagaagaggaaaagaaagaatggattCAG GTCATTGAGGCCACCATTGAGAAGCACAAGCAGAACAGCCAGACTTTCAAGGCCTTCAGTGGCTCCTTCGGCCAGGATGAGAATTCCTCCCTCACTCCAGACCCGCCT ATGGTGAGCGCCAGCTCAGAGGTGCCTGCAGCGGTAGCCACTGGTGGAGGGGGTGCTGCAGGG CTTGAGCCCAGGAGAGGGTCCTCTAAGACCAGACGTGACAAGGAGAAGCAGGGCTGCAGCAGCTGCGGCGAGACCTTCAACTCCATCACCAAAAGGAAGCGCCACTGCAAGCTGTGCGGGGCG GTCATCTGTGGGAAGTGCTCCGAGTTCAAGGCTGAGAACGGCAGGCAGAGCCGTGTCTGCGGAGAGTGTTTCCTGACCCAGCCGGTGGCCCCCTCGAGCCCCAGCCTCGAGGAGCCCTTGGAGCCCAAGCAGAGCACAGAG CCAGCCACTGTGGACCCCCCGCCCAGCCTGCTCTGTGGCCCCCTGCTGGTGTCGGATGGCGGCACAGCCTGGAGCAAGGTGTGGGCTGCCATCTCTGAGTCGGACTCCCTGGAGTTGGTGCTGCACCTTCGAGGAGGCAGCCAG GATGGCCAGCTGCTGCATGCCATCCCCCTCTCTGGCTGCAGGGTGAGTGTGCCAGAGCCCGCAGAGAGGCTGGATGCTGGACACATGTGGCAGCTGCAGCAGGCCCAGCAGTCTTTGTACCTGAGTGCCCCGTCCGCCGAGCTGCAGCAGCAGTGGTTGGAGGCCCTGAGCTCAGCAGCCCACGGGCACCTGGCCCAGGCCAGCCCAGGGgcccagcagccccaggccccagctgcccCATGA
- the FGD3 gene encoding FYVE, RhoGEF and PH domain-containing protein 3 isoform X3, translating into MEPGGVSSMPPAPIATRGEPDAGPSSSSLEHPSTDPGKLRALPVGPGAHCGDPASGSPGSQASAGDVGSVSEPSSGTKIPNRDSGIDSPSCSVVGEHFSCEDGSEAGPGPTIKGLHLETAPGGKAPREEADSDMGEGSSEEPDPENSPLRADADPAKCAEPQKLLHIAQELLHTEETYVKRLHLLDQVFCTRLMEAGIPSEVTTGIFSNISSIYCFHGKFLLPELQTRITNEWDTNPRLGDILQKLAPFLKMYGEYVKNFDRAVELVSTWTQRSPVFKDIVQGIQKQEMCGNLTLQHHMLEPVQRVPRYELLLKDYLKRLPEDAPDWKDAERSLELISTAANHSNAAIRKMEKMHKLLEVYERLGGEEDIVNPANELIKEGHIQKLSAKNGTTQDRHLFLFNSMILYCVPKLRLMGQKFSVREKMDISDLQVQDVVKSNAAYTFIITGKKRSLELQTRTEEEKKEWIQVIEATIEKHKQNSQTFKAFSGSFGQDENSSLTPDPPLEPRRGSSKTRRDKEKQGCSSCGETFNSITKRKRHCKLCGAVICGKCSEFKAENGRQSRVCGECFLTQPVAPSSPSLEEPLEPKQSTEKPATVDPPPSLLCGPLLVSDGGTAWSKVWAAISESDSLELVLHLRGGSQDGQLLHAIPLSGCRVSVPEPAERLDAGHMWQLQQAQQSLYLSAPSAELQQQWLEALSSAAHGHLAQASPGAQQPQAPAAP; encoded by the exons ATGGAGCCAGGAGGGGTGTCCTCAATGCCCCCAGCCCCCATTGCCACCCGGGGGGAGCCAGATGCTGGGCCTAGCAGTTCCTCCCTGGAGCATCCAAGCACAGACCCGGGGAAGCTCCGAGCGCTCCCTGTTGGGCCTGGAGCCCACTGTGGTGACCCTGCCTCCGGGAGCCCTGGCAGCCAGGCCTCTGCGGGGGACGTGGGCTCTGTGAGTGAGCCCAGCAGCGGCACTAAGATCCCTAACCGGGACAGCGGGATAGACAGCCCCTCCTGCAGCGTGGTCGGCGAGCACTTCTCCTGTGAGGACGGCAGCGAGGCGGGCCCAGGCCCCACCATCAAAGGGCTGCACCTGGAGACAGCCCCAGGTGGCAAGGCCCCACGGGAGGAGGCCGATAGCGATATGGGCGAGGGCAGCAGTGAGGAGCCAGACCCCGAGAATAGCCCCTTGAGGGCTGACGCGGATCCAGCCAAG TGCGCTGAGCCCCAGAAGCTGCTCCACATTGCCCAGGAGCTGCTGCATACTGAGGAGACCTACGTGAAGCGTCTACACCTGCTAGACCAG GTTTTCTGCACCCGACTGATGGAAGCAGGGATCCCTTCGGAAGTCACCACAGGCATCTTCTCTAACATCTCCTCCATCTATTGCTTCCACGGGAAGTTCCTCCTTCCTGAGCTGCAGACACGGATCACGAATGAGTG GGACACAAACCCCCGGCTTGGAGACATCCTGCAGAAGCTGGCCCCATTCCTCAAGATGTATGGTGAATATGTCAAGAACTTTGACCGGGCCGTGGAGCTGGTGAGCACCTGGACCCAGCGCTCACCGGTATTTAAGGACATTGTCCAAGGCATCCAG AAGCAGGAGATGTGCGGAAACCTGACGCTGCAGCACCATATGCTGGAGCCCGTGCAGAGGGTCCCCCGCTATGAGCTGCTGCTCAAGGACTATCTGAAGAGGCTCCCAGAGGATGCCCCAGACTGGAAGGATGCAGAGA GGTCCTTGGAGCTCATCTCCACAGCTGCCAACCACTCCAACGCTGCCATTCGGAAAATG GAGAAAATGCACAAGCTCTTGGAGGTATACGAGAgactgggtggggaggaggacaTCGTCAACCCTGCGAACGAGCTGATCAAGGAGGGCCACATCCAGAAGCTATCAGCCAAGAATGGCACGACCCAGGACCGCCACCTCTTCCTG TTCAACAGCATGATCCTTTACTGCGTGCCCAAACTGCGGCTCATGGGCCAGAAGTTCAGTGTCCGGGAGAAGATGGACATTTCCGACCTCCAG GTGCAGGATGTCGTCAAGTCAAATGCAGCCTACACATTCATCATAACTGGAAAGAAAAGGTCCCTGGAGCTACAAACTCG gacagaagaggaaaagaaagaatggattCAG GTCATTGAGGCCACCATTGAGAAGCACAAGCAGAACAGCCAGACTTTCAAGGCCTTCAGTGGCTCCTTCGGCCAGGATGAGAATTCCTCCCTCACTCCAGACCCGCCT CTTGAGCCCAGGAGAGGGTCCTCTAAGACCAGACGTGACAAGGAGAAGCAGGGCTGCAGCAGCTGCGGCGAGACCTTCAACTCCATCACCAAAAGGAAGCGCCACTGCAAGCTGTGCGGGGCG GTCATCTGTGGGAAGTGCTCCGAGTTCAAGGCTGAGAACGGCAGGCAGAGCCGTGTCTGCGGAGAGTGTTTCCTGACCCAGCCGGTGGCCCCCTCGAGCCCCAGCCTCGAGGAGCCCTTGGAGCCCAAGCAGAGCACAGAG AAGCCAGCCACTGTGGACCCCCCGCCCAGCCTGCTCTGTGGCCCCCTGCTGGTGTCGGATGGCGGCACAGCCTGGAGCAAGGTGTGGGCTGCCATCTCTGAGTCGGACTCCCTGGAGTTGGTGCTGCACCTTCGAGGAGGCAGCCAG GATGGCCAGCTGCTGCATGCCATCCCCCTCTCTGGCTGCAGGGTGAGTGTGCCAGAGCCCGCAGAGAGGCTGGATGCTGGACACATGTGGCAGCTGCAGCAGGCCCAGCAGTCTTTGTACCTGAGTGCCCCGTCCGCCGAGCTGCAGCAGCAGTGGTTGGAGGCCCTGAGCTCAGCAGCCCACGGGCACCTGGCCCAGGCCAGCCCAGGGgcccagcagccccaggccccagctgcccCATGA
- the FGD3 gene encoding FYVE, RhoGEF and PH domain-containing protein 3 isoform X1, translated as MEPGGVSSMPPAPIATRGEPDAGPSSSSLEHPSTDPGKLRALPVGPGAHCGDPASGSPGSQASAGDVGSVSEPSSGTKIPNRDSGIDSPSCSVVGEHFSCEDGSEAGPGPTIKGLHLETAPGGKAPREEADSDMGEGSSEEPDPENSPLRADADPAKCAEPQKLLHIAQELLHTEETYVKRLHLLDQVFCTRLMEAGIPSEVTTGIFSNISSIYCFHGKFLLPELQTRITNEWDTNPRLGDILQKLAPFLKMYGEYVKNFDRAVELVSTWTQRSPVFKDIVQGIQKQEMCGNLTLQHHMLEPVQRVPRYELLLKDYLKRLPEDAPDWKDAERSLELISTAANHSNAAIRKMEKMHKLLEVYERLGGEEDIVNPANELIKEGHIQKLSAKNGTTQDRHLFLFNSMILYCVPKLRLMGQKFSVREKMDISDLQVQDVVKSNAAYTFIITGKKRSLELQTRTEEEKKEWIQVIEATIEKHKQNSQTFKAFSGSFGQDENSSLTPDPPMVSASSEVPAAVATGGGGAAGLEPRRGSSKTRRDKEKQGCSSCGETFNSITKRKRHCKLCGAVICGKCSEFKAENGRQSRVCGECFLTQPVAPSSPSLEEPLEPKQSTEKPATVDPPPSLLCGPLLVSDGGTAWSKVWAAISESDSLELVLHLRGGSQDGQLLHAIPLSGCRVSVPEPAERLDAGHMWQLQQAQQSLYLSAPSAELQQQWLEALSSAAHGHLAQASPGAQQPQAPAAP; from the exons ATGGAGCCAGGAGGGGTGTCCTCAATGCCCCCAGCCCCCATTGCCACCCGGGGGGAGCCAGATGCTGGGCCTAGCAGTTCCTCCCTGGAGCATCCAAGCACAGACCCGGGGAAGCTCCGAGCGCTCCCTGTTGGGCCTGGAGCCCACTGTGGTGACCCTGCCTCCGGGAGCCCTGGCAGCCAGGCCTCTGCGGGGGACGTGGGCTCTGTGAGTGAGCCCAGCAGCGGCACTAAGATCCCTAACCGGGACAGCGGGATAGACAGCCCCTCCTGCAGCGTGGTCGGCGAGCACTTCTCCTGTGAGGACGGCAGCGAGGCGGGCCCAGGCCCCACCATCAAAGGGCTGCACCTGGAGACAGCCCCAGGTGGCAAGGCCCCACGGGAGGAGGCCGATAGCGATATGGGCGAGGGCAGCAGTGAGGAGCCAGACCCCGAGAATAGCCCCTTGAGGGCTGACGCGGATCCAGCCAAG TGCGCTGAGCCCCAGAAGCTGCTCCACATTGCCCAGGAGCTGCTGCATACTGAGGAGACCTACGTGAAGCGTCTACACCTGCTAGACCAG GTTTTCTGCACCCGACTGATGGAAGCAGGGATCCCTTCGGAAGTCACCACAGGCATCTTCTCTAACATCTCCTCCATCTATTGCTTCCACGGGAAGTTCCTCCTTCCTGAGCTGCAGACACGGATCACGAATGAGTG GGACACAAACCCCCGGCTTGGAGACATCCTGCAGAAGCTGGCCCCATTCCTCAAGATGTATGGTGAATATGTCAAGAACTTTGACCGGGCCGTGGAGCTGGTGAGCACCTGGACCCAGCGCTCACCGGTATTTAAGGACATTGTCCAAGGCATCCAG AAGCAGGAGATGTGCGGAAACCTGACGCTGCAGCACCATATGCTGGAGCCCGTGCAGAGGGTCCCCCGCTATGAGCTGCTGCTCAAGGACTATCTGAAGAGGCTCCCAGAGGATGCCCCAGACTGGAAGGATGCAGAGA GGTCCTTGGAGCTCATCTCCACAGCTGCCAACCACTCCAACGCTGCCATTCGGAAAATG GAGAAAATGCACAAGCTCTTGGAGGTATACGAGAgactgggtggggaggaggacaTCGTCAACCCTGCGAACGAGCTGATCAAGGAGGGCCACATCCAGAAGCTATCAGCCAAGAATGGCACGACCCAGGACCGCCACCTCTTCCTG TTCAACAGCATGATCCTTTACTGCGTGCCCAAACTGCGGCTCATGGGCCAGAAGTTCAGTGTCCGGGAGAAGATGGACATTTCCGACCTCCAG GTGCAGGATGTCGTCAAGTCAAATGCAGCCTACACATTCATCATAACTGGAAAGAAAAGGTCCCTGGAGCTACAAACTCG gacagaagaggaaaagaaagaatggattCAG GTCATTGAGGCCACCATTGAGAAGCACAAGCAGAACAGCCAGACTTTCAAGGCCTTCAGTGGCTCCTTCGGCCAGGATGAGAATTCCTCCCTCACTCCAGACCCGCCT ATGGTGAGCGCCAGCTCAGAGGTGCCTGCAGCGGTAGCCACTGGTGGAGGGGGTGCTGCAGGG CTTGAGCCCAGGAGAGGGTCCTCTAAGACCAGACGTGACAAGGAGAAGCAGGGCTGCAGCAGCTGCGGCGAGACCTTCAACTCCATCACCAAAAGGAAGCGCCACTGCAAGCTGTGCGGGGCG GTCATCTGTGGGAAGTGCTCCGAGTTCAAGGCTGAGAACGGCAGGCAGAGCCGTGTCTGCGGAGAGTGTTTCCTGACCCAGCCGGTGGCCCCCTCGAGCCCCAGCCTCGAGGAGCCCTTGGAGCCCAAGCAGAGCACAGAG AAGCCAGCCACTGTGGACCCCCCGCCCAGCCTGCTCTGTGGCCCCCTGCTGGTGTCGGATGGCGGCACAGCCTGGAGCAAGGTGTGGGCTGCCATCTCTGAGTCGGACTCCCTGGAGTTGGTGCTGCACCTTCGAGGAGGCAGCCAG GATGGCCAGCTGCTGCATGCCATCCCCCTCTCTGGCTGCAGGGTGAGTGTGCCAGAGCCCGCAGAGAGGCTGGATGCTGGACACATGTGGCAGCTGCAGCAGGCCCAGCAGTCTTTGTACCTGAGTGCCCCGTCCGCCGAGCTGCAGCAGCAGTGGTTGGAGGCCCTGAGCTCAGCAGCCCACGGGCACCTGGCCCAGGCCAGCCCAGGGgcccagcagccccaggccccagctgcccCATGA
- the FGD3 gene encoding FYVE, RhoGEF and PH domain-containing protein 3 isoform X4, which yields MEPGGVSSMPPAPIATRGEPDAGPSSSSLEHPSTDPGKLRALPVGPGAHCGDPASGSPGSQASAGDVGSVSEPSSGTKIPNRDSGIDSPSCSVVGEHFSCEDGSEAGPGPTIKGLHLETAPGGKAPREEADSDMGEGSSEEPDPENSPLRADADPAKCAEPQKLLHIAQELLHTEETYVKRLHLLDQVFCTRLMEAGIPSEVTTGIFSNISSIYCFHGKFLLPELQTRITNEWDTNPRLGDILQKLAPFLKMYGEYVKNFDRAVELVSTWTQRSPVFKDIVQGIQKQEMCGNLTLQHHMLEPVQRVPRYELLLKDYLKRLPEDAPDWKDAERSLELISTAANHSNAAIRKMEKMHKLLEVYERLGGEEDIVNPANELIKEGHIQKLSAKNGTTQDRHLFLVQDVVKSNAAYTFIITGKKRSLELQTRTEEEKKEWIQVIEATIEKHKQNSQTFKAFSGSFGQDENSSLTPDPPMVSASSEVPAAVATGGGGAAGLEPRRGSSKTRRDKEKQGCSSCGETFNSITKRKRHCKLCGAVICGKCSEFKAENGRQSRVCGECFLTQPVAPSSPSLEEPLEPKQSTEKPATVDPPPSLLCGPLLVSDGGTAWSKVWAAISESDSLELVLHLRGGSQDGQLLHAIPLSGCRVSVPEPAERLDAGHMWQLQQAQQSLYLSAPSAELQQQWLEALSSAAHGHLAQASPGAQQPQAPAAP from the exons ATGGAGCCAGGAGGGGTGTCCTCAATGCCCCCAGCCCCCATTGCCACCCGGGGGGAGCCAGATGCTGGGCCTAGCAGTTCCTCCCTGGAGCATCCAAGCACAGACCCGGGGAAGCTCCGAGCGCTCCCTGTTGGGCCTGGAGCCCACTGTGGTGACCCTGCCTCCGGGAGCCCTGGCAGCCAGGCCTCTGCGGGGGACGTGGGCTCTGTGAGTGAGCCCAGCAGCGGCACTAAGATCCCTAACCGGGACAGCGGGATAGACAGCCCCTCCTGCAGCGTGGTCGGCGAGCACTTCTCCTGTGAGGACGGCAGCGAGGCGGGCCCAGGCCCCACCATCAAAGGGCTGCACCTGGAGACAGCCCCAGGTGGCAAGGCCCCACGGGAGGAGGCCGATAGCGATATGGGCGAGGGCAGCAGTGAGGAGCCAGACCCCGAGAATAGCCCCTTGAGGGCTGACGCGGATCCAGCCAAG TGCGCTGAGCCCCAGAAGCTGCTCCACATTGCCCAGGAGCTGCTGCATACTGAGGAGACCTACGTGAAGCGTCTACACCTGCTAGACCAG GTTTTCTGCACCCGACTGATGGAAGCAGGGATCCCTTCGGAAGTCACCACAGGCATCTTCTCTAACATCTCCTCCATCTATTGCTTCCACGGGAAGTTCCTCCTTCCTGAGCTGCAGACACGGATCACGAATGAGTG GGACACAAACCCCCGGCTTGGAGACATCCTGCAGAAGCTGGCCCCATTCCTCAAGATGTATGGTGAATATGTCAAGAACTTTGACCGGGCCGTGGAGCTGGTGAGCACCTGGACCCAGCGCTCACCGGTATTTAAGGACATTGTCCAAGGCATCCAG AAGCAGGAGATGTGCGGAAACCTGACGCTGCAGCACCATATGCTGGAGCCCGTGCAGAGGGTCCCCCGCTATGAGCTGCTGCTCAAGGACTATCTGAAGAGGCTCCCAGAGGATGCCCCAGACTGGAAGGATGCAGAGA GGTCCTTGGAGCTCATCTCCACAGCTGCCAACCACTCCAACGCTGCCATTCGGAAAATG GAGAAAATGCACAAGCTCTTGGAGGTATACGAGAgactgggtggggaggaggacaTCGTCAACCCTGCGAACGAGCTGATCAAGGAGGGCCACATCCAGAAGCTATCAGCCAAGAATGGCACGACCCAGGACCGCCACCTCTTCCTG GTGCAGGATGTCGTCAAGTCAAATGCAGCCTACACATTCATCATAACTGGAAAGAAAAGGTCCCTGGAGCTACAAACTCG gacagaagaggaaaagaaagaatggattCAG GTCATTGAGGCCACCATTGAGAAGCACAAGCAGAACAGCCAGACTTTCAAGGCCTTCAGTGGCTCCTTCGGCCAGGATGAGAATTCCTCCCTCACTCCAGACCCGCCT ATGGTGAGCGCCAGCTCAGAGGTGCCTGCAGCGGTAGCCACTGGTGGAGGGGGTGCTGCAGGG CTTGAGCCCAGGAGAGGGTCCTCTAAGACCAGACGTGACAAGGAGAAGCAGGGCTGCAGCAGCTGCGGCGAGACCTTCAACTCCATCACCAAAAGGAAGCGCCACTGCAAGCTGTGCGGGGCG GTCATCTGTGGGAAGTGCTCCGAGTTCAAGGCTGAGAACGGCAGGCAGAGCCGTGTCTGCGGAGAGTGTTTCCTGACCCAGCCGGTGGCCCCCTCGAGCCCCAGCCTCGAGGAGCCCTTGGAGCCCAAGCAGAGCACAGAG AAGCCAGCCACTGTGGACCCCCCGCCCAGCCTGCTCTGTGGCCCCCTGCTGGTGTCGGATGGCGGCACAGCCTGGAGCAAGGTGTGGGCTGCCATCTCTGAGTCGGACTCCCTGGAGTTGGTGCTGCACCTTCGAGGAGGCAGCCAG GATGGCCAGCTGCTGCATGCCATCCCCCTCTCTGGCTGCAGGGTGAGTGTGCCAGAGCCCGCAGAGAGGCTGGATGCTGGACACATGTGGCAGCTGCAGCAGGCCCAGCAGTCTTTGTACCTGAGTGCCCCGTCCGCCGAGCTGCAGCAGCAGTGGTTGGAGGCCCTGAGCTCAGCAGCCCACGGGCACCTGGCCCAGGCCAGCCCAGGGgcccagcagccccaggccccagctgcccCATGA